GGCGTCAAGTTGTAAGGCTTTTGCCGCAGCCAGCTGAACAGGTAAAAACATACCTGAGTCCATGTTGCTTTTGAAACGGAGTACTTGGTTTATACGTTCTTCGGCACCCACGAGCACACCAATTCGCCATCCCGCCATATTGGAAGACTTGCTCAGCGAATTCAATTCAATGGCCACATCTTTCGCGCCAGGGATACTCATAATGCTTCTTGGCGTATCTGTCAAAATAAAGCTATACGGATTATCGTGGCAAATCAGGATATTATACTCTTTAGCAAATTGAATCAGCTCTTGATAAAATGCATCGGGTGCCGAGGCACCTGTTGGCATATGAGGATAGTTTATCCACATCAGTTTAACCTTTGACAAGTCTTGTTTTTTGAGCTCATTTAGATCGATAAGCCAATTTTTCTCTTGTGTAAGATTATAGGTAATCGCTTCAGCACCACTCAATCTCACTGCAGCCGCATAAGCTGGGTAGCCAGGATTGGGTATAAGCGCTTGGTCTCCTTCCTGAAGATAGGTCATACAGATGTGCACAATACCCTCTTTTGACCCTATCAAGGGTAATATTTCTGTATTGGGATTAAAAGTCGCGTTATAATAACGTTGATACCAATCTGCAACGGCTTGTCGTAGGGCGGGGGCGCCTTTATAATTTTGATAGCCATGCACATTTGGAAGTTGGGCATTCGTATTTAATGTCTCGATCACCTCCGGGTGTGGGGGCAAGTCTGGACTTCCAATTCCTAGGTTGATTACACGCGCACCCTGTTTGTTTAACTCATCTATTTCTCTTAATTTTTTGGAGAAATAATATTCTTCAGTATGCTGCAATCTTTTGGCAACGTCTATTTGCATTTTATTTTAATAAATTTGGTATTTGAATAAGGCTAAATTAGGGAATTATCTATTAAAAGGAGATTTTTTTATCGATTTTTCAAGCTGAACAAGCTGGATGCTTTAGTCTTGAGATGCAACAATTTTATAGTCCCTTACCAGGATATGTGCTTTTCTTGATTAATTTGTTATTTTTGTTCAATTTCCTCGTCAAAAATCTGAAAGGTAGAGGAGAGACCGACGAATGACTTTTCGTATAAAGGTGATTTGTCTTAGTTCAAAATAAATGAAAACA
The DNA window shown above is from Sphingobacterium thalpophilum and carries:
- a CDS encoding pyridoxal phosphate-dependent aminotransferase, encoding MQIDVAKRLQHTEEYYFSKKLREIDELNKQGARVINLGIGSPDLPPHPEVIETLNTNAQLPNVHGYQNYKGAPALRQAVADWYQRYYNATFNPNTEILPLIGSKEGIVHICMTYLQEGDQALIPNPGYPAYAAAVRLSGAEAITYNLTQEKNWLIDLNELKKQDLSKVKLMWINYPHMPTGASAPDAFYQELIQFAKEYNILICHDNPYSFILTDTPRSIMSIPGAKDVAIELNSLSKSSNMAGWRIGVLVGAEERINQVLRFKSNMDSGMFLPVQLAAAKALQLDASWYADLNKIYAERRQQVYEIMDLLDCSYQKDQVGLFVWARIPEKYKDGYALSDAVLDKSRVFITPGGIFGDKGDQYIRISLCATVEVLKESIQRIKDNF